From the Streptomyces pluripotens genome, one window contains:
- a CDS encoding sensor histidine kinase, which yields MRWPLGRPPTVRARIVALALAPAVALMALWSFAMVSVTAELRALVRLQGVYEDFGTPVDTAIGQIQIERRMSAAYLGASLDTATAARLLEQQRRTDRAVDAMRQAIRGGDRDRLTARQRQALDAMVTATGTLDGLRGRVLSRDITWDRAVDEYSALVEPGFDVQSTLTALQAGQLAREAQVVIELVRVREFVSREDALVAGARAAGTLTDRQYDTLTATIEDRRVFERTYVPDLPADSRALFEQFQRDDLYRSLTRGEDALLRAGAGGADRAVAADSWRSTTDRAVKRYMQLCSRAAENSAARGRTFAYRELAKTAVIGAVGLAAVALSLWFAVRGARRISSRLEALRDAADLLTSRQLPDVMGRLSAGEEVDAVTEAPPLAAADLHDDEIGQVSRSFNAARLAAVEAAVRQATLRRGLFAVLLNIARRSQALVHRQLKLVDTLERRTDDPDVLRELFRIDHLTTRMRRHAESLIILSGAAPGRRWRRPVPIAEVVASAVGEIEDYARVVVPPMAEVGVAADAVADVVHLIAELLENATVFSPPHTQVTLRTGQVGSGFVLEIDDKGLGLDAEQRAGAHRTLTDPDSFDPTRHDRLGLYVVGRLAARHGIEVNLRDSPYGGTTAVVLLPERVLAVLEPVAAAAGTGARRPAAAGARETGATAHPPAAEMTAEVRELPVRRRSAASAGPGPNAPQPPASTRPTSVSGPEAGAALPTRIRQTSLVPELRDEAPPPETAAGREADADEMRAIFGAFQRGLDRGRRGLPATGDVPTGSGVPTTHADEGTDTDHAR from the coding sequence ATGCGCTGGCCCCTCGGCCGTCCTCCCACCGTCCGTGCGCGGATCGTGGCGCTCGCGCTCGCCCCGGCCGTCGCCCTGATGGCCCTGTGGAGCTTCGCCATGGTGTCCGTCACCGCCGAACTGCGCGCGTTGGTCCGGCTCCAGGGGGTGTACGAGGACTTCGGCACCCCCGTGGACACCGCGATCGGGCAGATCCAGATCGAGCGCCGGATGTCCGCCGCGTACCTGGGTGCCAGCCTCGATACCGCCACCGCGGCGCGGCTGCTGGAGCAGCAGCGCCGCACCGACCGGGCTGTGGACGCCATGCGGCAGGCCATCCGGGGCGGCGACCGGGACCGGCTCACCGCACGGCAGCGGCAGGCCTTGGACGCCATGGTGACGGCCACCGGCACGCTGGACGGTCTGCGCGGGCGCGTGCTGTCTCGGGACATCACCTGGGACCGGGCTGTCGACGAGTACAGTGCGCTCGTGGAGCCGGGTTTCGACGTACAGTCCACGCTCACCGCCCTGCAGGCCGGGCAGCTCGCCCGTGAGGCACAGGTCGTCATCGAGCTGGTCCGGGTGCGGGAGTTCGTGTCCCGGGAGGACGCCCTGGTCGCCGGCGCCCGGGCGGCCGGCACCCTGACGGACCGGCAGTACGACACCCTGACCGCGACCATCGAGGACCGACGCGTGTTCGAACGGACGTACGTGCCGGATCTGCCCGCCGACTCCCGCGCTCTGTTCGAGCAGTTCCAACGGGACGACCTGTACCGTTCGTTGACGCGGGGCGAGGACGCGCTGCTGCGGGCCGGTGCGGGTGGAGCCGACCGGGCCGTCGCGGCGGACAGCTGGCGGTCGACCACTGACCGGGCCGTCAAACGCTACATGCAGTTGTGTTCCCGAGCCGCCGAGAACTCCGCCGCGCGCGGGCGGACCTTCGCCTACCGGGAACTGGCCAAGACGGCCGTCATCGGCGCCGTCGGCCTGGCTGCCGTGGCGCTGTCGCTATGGTTCGCGGTGCGCGGTGCGCGACGCATCTCCAGCCGTCTGGAGGCCCTGCGGGACGCCGCCGATCTGCTGACTTCCCGTCAGCTGCCCGACGTCATGGGCCGATTGAGTGCCGGCGAGGAGGTGGACGCGGTGACCGAGGCGCCGCCACTGGCCGCCGCCGACCTCCACGACGACGAGATCGGACAGGTCAGCCGGTCCTTCAACGCCGCGCGTCTGGCCGCCGTTGAAGCCGCCGTCCGACAGGCCACCCTGCGCCGGGGCCTGTTCGCCGTCCTGCTCAACATCGCACGGCGCAGCCAGGCGCTGGTGCACCGGCAGCTGAAACTCGTCGACACGCTGGAGCGCCGCACCGACGATCCGGACGTCCTGCGCGAACTGTTCCGTATCGACCACCTGACCACGCGCATGCGCCGGCACGCGGAGAGCCTGATCATCCTCTCCGGCGCTGCGCCCGGACGGCGCTGGCGCCGGCCGGTGCCCATCGCCGAAGTCGTCGCCTCGGCCGTCGGTGAGATCGAGGACTATGCACGCGTGGTGGTGCCGCCGATGGCGGAGGTCGGCGTCGCGGCGGACGCAGTCGCCGACGTGGTCCACCTGATCGCCGAACTGCTGGAGAACGCCACGGTGTTCTCGCCACCGCACACCCAGGTGACCCTGCGCACCGGGCAGGTCGGCAGCGGTTTCGTCCTGGAGATCGACGACAAGGGGCTCGGCCTCGACGCCGAACAGCGTGCCGGGGCCCACCGCACCCTCACCGACCCGGACAGCTTCGACCCCACCCGACACGACCGGCTCGGCCTGTACGTCGTGGGCCGTCTCGCCGCCCGGCACGGCATCGAGGTGAATCTCCGCGACTCGCCGTACGGGGGCACGACGGCAGTGGTGCTGCTCCCGGAGCGGGTCCTGGCGGTGCTGGAACCGGTGGCCGCGGCGGCCGGGACCGGAGCGCGTCGGCCCGCGGCGGCCGGGGCGCGGGAGACGGGGGCGACGGCGCACCCGCCGGCCGCCGAGATGACGGCCGAGGTCCGGGAGCTGCCGGTGAGGAGGCGCTCCGCCGCGTCCGCCGGGCCGGGGCCGAACGCACCGCAGCCGCCGGCGAGCACGCGCCCGACGTCCGTTTCCGGACCGGAGGCCGGCGCGGCGCTGCCGACCCGGATCCGCCAGACCTCCCTCGTGCCCGAGTTGCGGGACGAGGCACCCCCACCGGAGACGGCAGCCGGGCGAGAGGCCGACGCCGACGAGATGCGCGCGATCTTCGGTGCCTTCCAGCGCGGCCTCGACCGGGGCCGCAGGGGCCTGCCTGCGACCGGTGACGTCCCGACCGGCTCGGGCGTCCCGACCACTCACGCCGACGAAGGGACGGACACCGATCATGCCCGGTGA
- a CDS encoding HAD-IA family hydrolase, translating to MTPHTRLPLQAVLFDMDGTLVDTERLWWEAVEQVAGRPLTEADQPDVLGRPVEYTAVWLSAATGRPEADLAAELHREFTERVRTQIVPRPGALDLLAELAACGVPTALVTASPRAVADVVLDALGAGRFAASVTADDTARTKPAPDPYLAACRALGVDPAACVAVEDTETGVASAEAAGCAVLAVPSLAPIGAAPGRTVRESLAGVTAEDLRQLVAPELRVLSWNLWLGGSPIDDHRTKQLKVILDSGADVVGLQETGGTAAQELAEALGWYHHRAGENLGVLSRHPITARFGDPDVGFYGAAGVRISMAPGREVDLWTAHLHYTPYGPYEAVFDGLPAAVLIAHEELRLTQMRDALQRIEESSGEGVPVVLVGDFNCPSHLDWPGVEWPVTRAAERAGFADSYREAHPDPVAEPGHTWSPIHPVHEDGSGRPEPQDRIDYVLHRGLTVLDSRTLVTGTPCPWPDVAGNDWPSDHAAVLTTFRMPQR from the coding sequence GTGACCCCCCACACCCGACTCCCGCTCCAGGCCGTTCTCTTCGATATGGACGGCACGCTCGTGGACACCGAGCGCCTGTGGTGGGAGGCGGTCGAGCAGGTCGCCGGCCGCCCGCTGACCGAGGCCGACCAGCCGGACGTGCTAGGCCGTCCGGTCGAGTACACAGCCGTCTGGCTCAGCGCCGCAACCGGCCGGCCGGAGGCGGACCTCGCCGCCGAGCTGCACCGCGAGTTCACCGAACGGGTCCGCACCCAGATCGTGCCCCGGCCCGGCGCCCTGGACCTGTTGGCCGAGCTGGCCGCGTGCGGCGTCCCCACCGCCCTGGTCACCGCGTCCCCGCGTGCGGTCGCCGACGTCGTCCTCGACGCCCTGGGCGCCGGACGGTTCGCGGCCTCCGTCACCGCCGACGACACCGCCCGCACCAAACCCGCCCCCGATCCCTACCTCGCCGCGTGCCGTGCCCTCGGCGTCGACCCGGCGGCCTGCGTCGCGGTCGAGGACACCGAGACCGGGGTGGCCTCCGCCGAGGCCGCCGGGTGCGCCGTACTGGCCGTGCCGTCCCTCGCGCCGATCGGCGCGGCGCCCGGCCGGACCGTGCGGGAGAGCCTGGCCGGTGTCACGGCCGAGGACCTGCGGCAGCTGGTGGCACCCGAGCTCCGGGTGCTGAGCTGGAACCTTTGGCTCGGCGGCAGCCCGATCGACGACCACCGGACCAAGCAACTCAAGGTCATTCTGGACAGCGGCGCCGACGTCGTCGGACTGCAGGAGACCGGCGGCACCGCCGCGCAGGAGCTGGCCGAGGCACTCGGCTGGTACCACCACCGGGCCGGTGAGAACCTGGGCGTGCTCAGCCGTCACCCGATCACGGCCCGCTTCGGCGATCCGGACGTCGGCTTCTACGGTGCCGCGGGTGTCCGGATCTCCATGGCCCCGGGCCGTGAGGTCGACTTGTGGACCGCGCATCTGCACTACACGCCGTACGGGCCGTACGAAGCCGTCTTCGACGGGTTGCCGGCCGCTGTCCTGATCGCCCACGAGGAGCTGCGACTCACGCAGATGCGGGACGCGTTGCAGCGGATCGAGGAGTCCTCGGGCGAGGGCGTACCGGTCGTCCTCGTCGGTGACTTCAATTGCCCCTCGCACCTCGACTGGCCCGGGGTGGAGTGGCCGGTGACCCGGGCGGCCGAGCGGGCGGGGTTCGCCGACTCCTACCGCGAGGCGCACCCCGATCCCGTTGCCGAGCCCGGTCACACCTGGTCGCCGATCCACCCCGTGCACGAGGACGGCAGCGGCCGGCCCGAGCCGCAGGACCGGATCGACTACGTCCTGCACCGCGGCCTGACCGTGCTCGACTCGCGCACCCTGGTCACCGGAACCCCGTGTCCCTGGCCTGACGTGGCGGGCAACGACTGGCCCTCGGACCATGCTGCGGTCCTCACCACCTTCCGTATGCCCCAGAGATAA